The following coding sequences are from one Treponema parvum window:
- a CDS encoding LacI family DNA-binding transcriptional regulator, protein MDGKVTLKDISKATGYSLISIHRAIYNKEGLSEETRKKILKAVEKTGYRVNYMASALKRKTIKIALIMCEGNTTGDYHNTMLAGCRMAAGEFAGLNCTVSEFLYPAGLIGAKQECRILDSLLYEHPEEYDGLLVVPENTGRELSLCLNKHIAQGTPVILIDNKFEDMKYLCCISPRSYLIGRLGAEYLCKTSSPGKILVALGDETSKTHQENVEGFEAYINDNKLPFSCVYIHDPYDEEEETALIDSAVQSDSAITAMYTVREKNSHALAKVASRYPQRKFQVLASDLCPSNVQNLKEGIVSGVIDKNAYQRGYLGMSTLFGYVLKHENPKAKILSVPVSIVMQSNLPFYVGEMGSGICISSTEI, encoded by the coding sequence ATGGACGGCAAAGTGACGCTTAAAGACATTTCGAAGGCCACAGGTTATTCGCTTATTTCAATACACCGCGCAATTTATAACAAAGAAGGTTTAAGCGAAGAAACGCGAAAAAAAATCTTAAAGGCAGTCGAAAAGACGGGGTACCGAGTAAACTACATGGCGTCCGCACTAAAACGGAAGACTATAAAAATTGCCTTGATAATGTGCGAAGGCAACACAACCGGCGATTATCACAATACTATGCTCGCCGGCTGCCGCATGGCAGCCGGCGAATTTGCAGGGCTAAACTGCACAGTCAGTGAATTTTTATATCCGGCCGGGCTCATAGGCGCAAAACAGGAATGCCGCATTCTTGATTCCCTGTTATACGAGCATCCAGAAGAATACGACGGTCTTCTCGTAGTCCCTGAAAACACAGGCAGAGAGCTTTCTCTTTGCCTTAACAAGCATATTGCGCAGGGGACGCCGGTCATTCTTATCGACAATAAGTTTGAAGACATGAAATATCTTTGCTGCATCTCTCCGCGAAGTTACCTTATAGGTCGTCTGGGAGCGGAATATCTGTGCAAAACTTCCAGTCCCGGTAAAATCCTTGTGGCTTTAGGGGACGAGACGTCAAAGACGCATCAGGAAAACGTAGAAGGTTTTGAAGCGTATATAAATGACAATAAGCTCCCGTTTTCATGCGTGTATATTCATGACCCGTACGATGAAGAAGAAGAAACGGCTCTCATCGATTCCGCCGTGCAAAGCGATTCTGCGATCACGGCCATGTATACTGTCCGTGAAAAAAATTCGCATGCGCTTGCAAAGGTGGCTTCCCGCTATCCCCAAAGAAAATTCCAAGTGCTTGCGAGCGATCTGTGTCCTTCAAACGTACAAAATCTGAAAGAAGGCATAGTAAGCGGCGTCATCGACAAAAATGCGTACCAAAGAGGATATTTGGGGATGAGCACCTTGTTCGGCTATGTTCTTAAACACGAAAACCCCAAGGCAAAAATATTATCCGTTCCGGTATCTATCGTAATGCAAAGCAATCTTCCCTTTTATGTAGGAGAGATGGGATCGGGGATCTGTATATCCTCGACCGAAATATAA
- a CDS encoding 6-phosphogluconolactonase, with protein sequence MFTISVSQSPQELGQAAANRIALEINKAIKSKGYARIVLSTGASQFETIDALIKEDVDWSKVTMFHLDEYVALAETHIASFRKYLKERFVSKVNLKEAVFVNGEGNIKENIAYITKRLTEAPIDVGVIGIGENGHIAFNDPPADFNNKESYIVVNLDEKCKNQQVHEGWFKTVADVPDQAISMTVHQIMKSKVIVSSVPHAVKADAILKTLTSPVTNNVPATIMKTHPEWYLFIENASAEKAFPLK encoded by the coding sequence ATGTTTACTATCAGTGTTTCACAGTCTCCACAAGAGCTCGGACAGGCGGCTGCAAACCGCATAGCGCTTGAGATCAACAAGGCGATAAAAAGCAAAGGGTACGCCCGTATCGTCCTTTCGACAGGAGCATCGCAGTTTGAAACGATCGACGCCCTTATAAAAGAGGATGTGGATTGGAGCAAGGTAACCATGTTTCATCTTGACGAATATGTAGCCTTAGCGGAAACCCATATCGCTTCGTTCCGTAAATATCTTAAAGAACGCTTTGTGAGCAAAGTGAATTTAAAAGAAGCCGTCTTTGTGAACGGAGAAGGCAATATAAAAGAAAACATTGCTTACATAACCAAAAGACTTACGGAGGCGCCCATAGACGTCGGCGTGATAGGAATCGGAGAAAACGGGCACATAGCCTTTAACGACCCGCCTGCGGATTTTAATAACAAGGAAAGCTACATAGTAGTAAACCTTGATGAAAAATGCAAAAACCAGCAAGTACACGAAGGTTGGTTTAAGACAGTCGCCGACGTACCTGATCAGGCTATTTCCATGACCGTACATCAGATCATGAAAAGCAAGGTGATCGTGTCTTCCGTTCCGCATGCGGTTAAAGCCGACGCTATTTTAAAAACGCTTACCTCTCCGGTCACAAACAATGTGCCAGCCACCATAATGAAAACTCATCCGGAATGGTATCTTTTTATTGAAAACGCTTCGGCGGAAAAGGCATTTCCTTTAAAATAA
- a CDS encoding 6-phosphogluconolactonase: MQSNFNVSIFPSRDEMGTAAGKCAERMFVNAIKQKKGGIVRAIFAAAPSQNEILAFLAKSKKIDWSKVEAFHMDEYVGLPADAPQGFGNFLDAHIFLKVPFAKVHYLRPSGNPEKNIKAYAAELKKAPIDICLMGIGENGHIAFNDPGVADFHDGETVKIVELDNTCRNQQVHDGCFKQLSDVPKQAVTLTIPILFKSEHIVCTVPASAKAKAVKATILGPCSEKCPASILRLHPDANMFLDAESGKHVSEFL, from the coding sequence ATGCAGTCTAATTTTAATGTTTCGATTTTCCCTTCAAGGGATGAGATGGGAACGGCCGCCGGCAAATGCGCCGAGCGGATGTTTGTAAATGCGATAAAGCAAAAAAAAGGCGGTATAGTGAGGGCGATCTTTGCGGCGGCCCCAAGCCAAAACGAAATTCTTGCCTTTCTTGCAAAAAGCAAAAAGATCGACTGGTCTAAGGTAGAAGCGTTCCATATGGACGAATACGTAGGACTTCCGGCGGACGCACCGCAGGGGTTCGGAAATTTTTTGGACGCGCACATATTTCTAAAAGTTCCCTTTGCAAAGGTGCACTACTTACGCCCGTCGGGAAACCCTGAAAAAAACATAAAGGCCTATGCCGCGGAGCTTAAAAAGGCTCCGATCGATATTTGCCTTATGGGAATAGGTGAAAACGGACATATAGCGTTTAACGATCCGGGCGTCGCAGACTTTCACGACGGCGAAACGGTAAAGATCGTAGAGCTCGACAACACTTGCAGAAATCAGCAAGTACACGACGGATGCTTTAAACAGCTGTCCGACGTTCCAAAACAAGCGGTAACTTTAACGATTCCTATTCTTTTTAAATCGGAACACATAGTATGCACCGTTCCGGCGTCGGCCAAAGCCAAGGCTGTAAAAGCAACAATCTTAGGCCCATGCAGTGAAAAATGTCCCGCTTCCATTTTAAGGCTGCATCCGGATGCAAATATGTTCTTGGACGCCGAAAGCGGAAAACACGTTTCGGAATTCTTATAA
- the gap gene encoding type I glyceraldehyde-3-phosphate dehydrogenase, whose product MMIKVGINGFGRIGRMVFRAAIENFNKDIQIVGINDLLDADYLAYMLKYDSVHGHFKHDVKVKDGNMIIDGGSPIRVTAEKVVENLNWKAVGAEVIVESTGLWLDDETARGHIKAGAKKVVMSAPSKDSTPMFVYGVNHKTYAGQDIISNASCTTNCLAPLSYVINKEFGIKRGLMTTIHAATATQKTVDSPSKKDWRGGRGILENMIPSSTGAAKAVGKVLPELNGKLTGMSVRVPTSDVSFVDLTCELNKETTYEEICAAMKKYAKGELKGVLDYTEDSVVSTDFRGDSHTSIFDAKAGIQLDKTFVKLCAWYDNEWGYSNKVLEMVRVVAKK is encoded by the coding sequence CGTATCGGACGCATGGTTTTTCGTGCAGCGATCGAAAATTTTAACAAGGATATCCAGATCGTAGGTATTAACGATCTTTTGGATGCCGATTATCTGGCTTATATGTTAAAATACGATTCCGTTCACGGACATTTCAAACACGACGTCAAAGTTAAAGACGGCAATATGATAATTGACGGCGGTTCTCCGATCCGTGTTACTGCGGAAAAAGTCGTAGAAAATCTTAACTGGAAGGCCGTAGGGGCGGAAGTTATCGTTGAGTCCACAGGATTGTGGCTTGACGACGAAACAGCGCGCGGTCACATCAAAGCCGGCGCCAAAAAAGTTGTTATGTCCGCTCCATCAAAGGATTCAACGCCGATGTTCGTTTACGGCGTAAACCACAAAACATATGCCGGACAGGATATTATTTCCAACGCTTCCTGCACGACAAACTGTTTGGCTCCGCTTTCCTACGTTATAAACAAGGAATTCGGAATTAAGAGAGGCCTTATGACGACGATTCATGCCGCCACCGCGACTCAGAAAACGGTCGACAGCCCTTCGAAAAAGGACTGGAGAGGCGGACGCGGAATCCTTGAAAACATGATTCCATCTTCGACAGGCGCTGCAAAAGCCGTAGGAAAGGTTTTACCCGAACTTAACGGCAAGCTCACCGGTATGTCCGTCCGTGTTCCTACTTCCGATGTGTCGTTTGTCGACCTCACCTGTGAGCTGAATAAAGAGACAACCTATGAAGAAATTTGCGCTGCGATGAAAAAATATGCCAAGGGCGAACTCAAGGGCGTTCTCGACTATACCGAAGATTCCGTAGTTTCAACCGACTTTCGCGGAGATTCTCATACGTCGATTTTCGATGCAAAAGCGGGAATCCAGCTGGATAAGACATTCGTAAAGCTCTGCGCATGGTATGACAACGAATGGGGATATTCAAACAAAGTTCTTGAAATGGTAAGAGTCGTCGCAAAAAAATAA